One genomic segment of Cryptococcus neoformans var. neoformans JEC21 chromosome 8 sequence includes these proteins:
- a CDS encoding sister chromatid cohesion-related protein, putative, translated as MLEASPETLVFEPTDIFDFDFGLQPQPQLTRQDQDASPTSSAPAVSTNNDVSNSTATLLMEREGISRPTAPRIPTPPPDFEPDENWEDEMAVMEMEREFAELQDEPSGRDDGNDEQTQSRISGKGKDKETTGYEFLSNGIFDFDVPVASSSRVTLTPPLDIPAISLDQLPKEKEPQSGLVKQTRPCTLPSLMAATADGDMITFQRRWKPQAISPLELQQRGGKGKAGELLTVPLHKLLDQVNELKSREKALKLQRQIDEEFEGQTKKIQMGTTMWVDKYRPKKFTDLLGEDRVHREVMSWLKEWDKCVFKRQQPQAKKRPFDASDSKPFAVDPLGRPHERVLLLSGPPGYGKTTLASIVARHAGYRILEINASDDRSYQTVQTRIRNAVDAGTSLGAEGKPTCVVIDEIDGAGGGESGFIKALIKLIQDVPAKKKSNTPAKPLRRPIICICNDLYAPALRPLRSYARIIRFRKPQAQSLVVRLRDICKREGLQSDTRSLNTLVEMTSGDVRSCLNTLQFIKSRSSVVTEEAIRATSLGLKDTSTTLQTAWNAIFIPLAAKKRRAQGSIDDTRYLPRIIPIINSCGEYDKLLLGAFEHYPNLKPLDGTMKNLTKVHEWLAFSDRLQARVTSEQEWELLGYMPWGVGAWYPHLASQGNSSKPTEYPKIDYEAYQTRASNEEVATAFKNVLPPILRSMFTTSTTLTELIPFLMRIISPPLKPVNANIVKPAEKAVLERLVELMIPLGLTFYKEKAENGQPMMRLEPAIDVFVHYDGKRAEDILASRFMIRQLISQAMDAELAQKRGGADTEASDTGADGFAKAYGLMGNIAKKPEEKALLPVTDFFGRTVAVIEEDVTADGVRPQAPPKKKFRPIYKFNEGSLSAVRRSVKMSALM; from the exons ATGCTTGAAGCATCACCCGAAACTCTCGTATTCGAGCCTACCGATATTTTCGACTTTGACTTTGGACTGCAACCTCAGCCTCAATTAACCCGACAGGATCAGGACGCGTCTCCGACATCCTCTGCCCCGGCGGTTTCTACCAACAACGATGTGTCTAATAGTACCGCGACCTTGCTTatggaaagggaaggaatATCAAGGCCTACAGCTCCTCGTATACCTACGCCGCCTCCAGATTTTGAACCGGACGAAAActgggaagatgagatggcagtgatggagatggagagagaatTTGCGGAATTACAGGATGAACCGTCGGGGAGAGATGACGGAAATGACGAGCAGACTCAATCAAGGATTagtggaaaggggaaggataAAGAAACCACAGGATACGAATTCTTGTCAAACGGTATATTCGACTTTGACGTGCCTGTCGCATCCT CCTCACGAGTAACCCTTACTCCTCCTTTAGATATCCCTGCTATATCTCTGGATCAGCTgccaaaagaaaaggagccACAAAGTGGGCTCGTCAAACAAACACGACCTTGCACCCTGCCTTCTCTTATGGCTGCAACGGCTGATGGTGACATGATTACTTTccagagaagatggaaacCCCAAGCCATATCTCCCTTA GAACTGCAACAACGAGGcgggaaaggaaaagctgGCGAACTCTTAACTGTGCCACTGCACAAGTTGCTCGATCAGGTCAACGAGCTCAAATCTCGAGAAAAAGCTCTCAA GCTGCAAAGGCAAATTGACGAGGAATTTGAGGGGCAGACGAAGAAAATACAGATGGGAACGACGATGTGGGTGGACAAGTACAGGCCCAAAAAGTTCACCGACTTGCTTGGCGAAGAT CGCGTGCATCGCGAAGTTATGTCATGGCTCAAGGAATGGGACAAATGTGTCTTCAAAAGACAACAGCCCCAAGCAAAGAAACGCCCATTCGATGCCTCCGACTCCAAGCCATTCGCTGTAGACCCCCTTGGGCGACCTCATGAACgtgttcttcttctctccggCCCGCCGGGATACGGTAAAACCACATTGGCATCTATCGTGGCCCGCCATGCTGGGTATCGCATCCTCGAGATCAACGCCTCGGACGATAGAAGTTACCAGACGGTACAAACAAGAATTCGCAATGCCGTTGATGCTGGTACTAGCTTGGGAGCGGAGGGCAAACCGACATGTGTAGTCATAGATGAGATTGACGGTgctggaggtggagagagTGGGTTCATCAAGGCATTAATTAAGTTGATTCAGGACGTGCCtgcgaaaaaaaaatccaACACTCCGGCAAAGCCGCTGAGAAGGCCTATCATATGTATTTGCAACGATCTTTACGCACCAGCCTTGCGTCCTCTAAGGTCGTACGCGAGGATTATCAGGTTCCGCAAGCCACAAGCTCAATCTCTGGTCGTAAGGTTACGAGATATTTGCAAACGAGAAGGTCTTCAATCGGATACTCGTTCGCTCAATACTCtggtggagatgacgaGCGGCGATGTTCGAAGCTGCCTCAACACATTGCAA TTCATTAAAAGCAGATCGTCGGTGGTTACAGAAGAAGCTATTCGCGCGACATCTCTAGGTCTCAAAGACACCAGCACCACCCTCCAAACAGCGTGGAACGCCATTTTCATTCCCCTTGCTGCCAAGAAGCGACGCGCACAAGGAAGCATTGACGATACCCGCTACCTTCCACGAATTATCCCTATCATCAACTCTTGCGGTGAGTACGACAAACTTCTTTTAGGCGCCTTCGAACATTACCCGAACCTCAAACCATTGGATGGGACGATGAAAAACTTGACAAAAGTTCACGAATGGCTGGCGTTTTCTGACAGGCTACAAGCGAGAGTTACAAGTGAACAGGAATGGGAGTTGTTGGGGTACATGCCATGGGGAGTGGGAGCTTGGTATCCGCACCTGGCGTCACAAGGCAACAGTTCAAAACCAACAGAGTATCCCAAGATTGACTATGAA GCGTATCAAACACGTGCTTCTAATGAAGAGGTTGCGACGGCTTTCAAGAATGTCCTTCCTCCTATATTGCGCTCCATGTTCACCACCAGTACGACGCTCACCGAACTTATTCCTTTCCTCATGCGAATCATTTCACCGCCTCTTAAGCCT GTGAACGCAAACATCGTCAAGCCGGCGGAGAAAGCGGTTCTCGAGAGATTGGTTGAATTGATGATCCCACTCGGTCTTACATTCTacaaggaaaaggctgAGAATGGTCAGCCAATGATGCGGCTTGAACC GGCAATCGATGTCTTTGTTCATTATGATGGGAAACGAGCCGAAGACATCTTAGCATCGAGATTCATGATCCGTCAACTCATTTCTCAAGCT ATGGATGCCGAGTTGGCCCAAAAGCGAGGCGGAGCCGATACCGAGGCTTCGGACACGGGAGCTGATGGATTTGCAAAAGCGTACGGATTGATGGGAAACATAGCAAAGAAGCCTGAGGAAAAAGCGTTGCTG CCTGTGACGGACTTCTTCGGACGAACGGTCGCTGTTatcgaggaagatg TCACCGCAGACGGCGTGAGACCACAAGCGCCACCGAAAAAGAAGTTCCGACCGATATACAAGTTCAACGAAGGGTCTTTGAGTGCGGTGAGGAGGAGTGTCAAGATGTCGGCATTGATGTAA
- a CDS encoding B2-aldehyde-forming enzyme, putative — protein sequence MLALLALFQLLPILALAAHNPPHRRAHERARKNYEHIHGRDAEESPSIVERDNHYDNRTIVERDHFDNRTLTPRGTTYTGVGTFYYTGLGACGLNSQDSDYMVALNSAQYGSGYPGPQCFKYITIQMGSTTVSGVEILDECPTCDYGSLDLSPGLFTRFADYDAGTIQITWWFDDDAPAATTTSETPTSTYVPPTSTWVAPSSSSTSTYVWIPPSSSSTPEWVEPSTSPTPSSTTQWYSSPAETSTSTTPTSTWVAPSSTSTSVWVESSTYSSSAPSSTITSSAYSSASAAVNSTNPFAIVSNASNSSVSATISSDTGVSGSANSGSSEVSVEVTGNLEMINALAAQYGQLVVEAALQS from the exons ATgctcgccctcctcgccctcttccagctcctcccCATTCTTGCGCTCGCTGCCCACAACCCTCCCCACCGCCGCGCTCACGAGCGAGCTCGAAAGAATTACGAGCATATTCATGGCCGCGATGCTGAAGAATCCCCGTCCATCGTCGAGAGGGATAACCATTATGACAATCGAACCATTGTTGAGCGCGACCACTTTGACAATAGGACCCTCACTCCCCGAGGGACAACGTATACCGGCGTTGGAACCTTTTACTACACAGGTTTGGGCGCTTGTGGTTTGAACTCTCAAGACAGCGATTACATGGTTGCGTTGAACTCTGCGCAGTATGGTAGTGGAT ACCCCGGTCCTCAGTGCTTCAAGTACATTACCATCCAAATGGGCTCTACCACTGTCAGCGGTGTTGAGATTCTTG ACGAATGCCCTACATGTGACTATGGATCCCTTGACTTGTCTCCCGGCCTTTTCACCCGGTTCGCTGATTATGACGCCGGTACTATTCAAATCACTTGGTGGTTTGACGACGAT GCTCCTGCCGCGACTACCACCTCTGAAACTCCCACTTCTACTTATGTACcccccacctccacctgggttgctccttcttcctcatcgacTTCCACTTACGTCTGGATTCCTCCTTCGTCATCGTCCACCCCTGAGTGGGTCGAGCCTTCCACCTCAcccactccttcttccaccacccaGTGGTATTCTTCGCCCGCTGAAACCTCTACTTCGACCACACCCACCTCCACCTGGGtggctccttcttccacttccacctccGTCTGGGTTGAGAGCTCCACCTACAGCTCCTCTGCGCCTAGCAGCACCATCACTTCATCCGCGTactcttccgcttctgcgGCCGTCAACTCTACCAACCCTTTCGCCATTGTGAGCAACGCTTCCAACAGCAGTGTTTCTGCTACCATTTCCTCCGATACTGGTGTCAGCGGCAGCGCAAACAGCGGGTCATCAGAAGTTTCTGTCGAAGTTACCGGCAACCTTGAGATGATCAACGCTCTTGCTGCCCAGTACGGTCAGCTCGTGGTCGAGGCCGCCCTCCAGAGTTAG